The following coding sequences lie in one Frigoribacterium sp. SL97 genomic window:
- a CDS encoding SRPBCC family protein: protein MTVTASASTARVAAAPLDRAWSIATPLTPVGFYPRAGVIPAVVAVHDQTGPWDAVGRTRRLELSDGSSVVESLVRVEPDGVFVYELSEFTGLLGRLVTGGRADWSYRATPSGRTRVDWTYSFFARPGRGAIVRGIVRFAWAPYMRRVLVGITREIERTA, encoded by the coding sequence ATGACCGTCACCGCGAGCGCGAGCACCGCGCGCGTCGCCGCCGCTCCGCTCGACCGGGCGTGGAGCATCGCGACGCCGCTGACCCCCGTCGGGTTCTATCCGAGGGCGGGGGTGATCCCGGCCGTCGTGGCCGTCCACGATCAGACCGGCCCGTGGGACGCCGTGGGGCGCACCCGCCGGCTCGAGCTGTCGGACGGCAGCAGCGTCGTCGAGAGCCTCGTGCGCGTGGAGCCCGACGGAGTCTTCGTCTACGAGCTCAGCGAGTTCACCGGGCTGCTCGGGCGGCTGGTGACGGGCGGCCGCGCCGACTGGAGCTACCGGGCGACCCCGAGCGGGCGCACGCGGGTCGACTGGACCTACTCGTTCTTCGCCCGACCGGGGCGCGGGGCGATCGTGCGCGGCATCGTGCGCTTCGCCTGGGCGCCGTACATGCGCCGCGTGCTCGTCGGCATCACCCGCGAGATCGAGCGCACCGCCTAG
- a CDS encoding aldo/keto reductase → MKTTTLPTTDRPASTIVLGLMRISGMTDDAIRELVAEARDLGIDFFDHADVYGDHPHHCEQRFGDAVTMTSSERDAIQLQSKVGIRDGFWDFSTEHILESVDASLAALHTDRLDVLLLHRPDALVEPDEVAAAFDQLHAAGKVRHFGVSNHTPAQVELLKRSVTQPLIVNQVQLSITHAPLIAAGVAANMAGLDQSVDRDNGILDHSRLNDMTLQAWSPFQKGFFDGVFLGDRDGYPELNDVIDELAAKYDVPPSAIPVAWITRHPARMQVVLGTTSVAHLRDSAAGSDVPLTRPEWYRLFTAAGHTLP, encoded by the coding sequence GTGAAGACGACGACGTTACCCACCACCGACCGCCCCGCCTCGACCATCGTCCTCGGGCTCATGCGCATCTCGGGCATGACCGACGACGCGATCCGTGAACTCGTGGCCGAGGCCCGAGACCTCGGCATCGACTTCTTCGACCACGCCGACGTGTACGGCGACCACCCCCACCACTGCGAGCAGCGCTTCGGCGACGCCGTCACCATGACCTCGTCCGAGCGCGACGCGATCCAGCTGCAGAGCAAGGTCGGCATCCGTGACGGCTTCTGGGACTTCTCGACCGAGCACATCCTCGAGTCGGTCGACGCCTCGCTCGCCGCCCTGCACACCGACCGCCTCGACGTGCTGCTGCTGCACCGCCCCGACGCCCTGGTCGAGCCCGACGAGGTGGCCGCCGCCTTCGACCAGCTGCACGCCGCCGGCAAGGTGCGCCACTTCGGCGTCTCGAACCACACGCCCGCCCAGGTCGAGCTGCTCAAGCGCAGCGTGACGCAGCCGCTGATCGTCAACCAGGTGCAGCTCAGCATCACCCACGCCCCGCTGATCGCGGCGGGCGTCGCGGCCAACATGGCCGGGCTCGACCAGTCCGTCGACCGCGACAACGGCATCCTCGACCACAGCCGCCTGAACGACATGACCTTGCAGGCCTGGTCGCCGTTCCAGAAGGGGTTCTTCGACGGCGTGTTCCTCGGCGACCGTGACGGCTACCCCGAGCTCAACGACGTCATCGACGAGCTCGCTGCCAAGTACGACGTCCCGCCGTCGGCGATCCCCGTGGCCTGGATCACCCGGCACCCGGCCCGGATGCAGGTCGTGCTCGGCACCACGAGCGTCGCGCACCTCCGCGACAGCGCCGCGGGGTCGGACGTGCCCCTGACCCGGCCCGAGTGGTACCGGCTCTTCACGGCGGCCGGGCACACGCTGCCGTAG
- a CDS encoding S-ribosylhomocysteine lyase, whose product MNVESFNLDHRTVAAPYVRVADQKTLPHGDVITKFDVRFTQPNEAHLDMASVHSLEHLFAEHSRNRSGDVIDFSPMGCQTGFYLILQGDPAMDDVLSLIEGTLTDITTATEVPAANEVQCGWGANHTLEGAQGVARDFLAARDEWSTVTR is encoded by the coding sequence ATGAACGTCGAGTCGTTCAACCTCGACCACCGCACCGTCGCCGCGCCCTACGTGCGCGTCGCCGACCAGAAGACGTTGCCGCACGGCGACGTCATCACCAAGTTCGACGTCCGGTTCACGCAACCGAACGAGGCTCACCTCGACATGGCGTCGGTCCACTCGCTCGAGCACCTCTTCGCCGAGCACTCCCGCAACCGCTCCGGCGACGTCATCGACTTCTCGCCGATGGGCTGCCAGACCGGTTTCTACCTGATCCTGCAGGGCGACCCCGCGATGGACGACGTCCTGTCGCTGATCGAGGGCACCCTCACCGACATCACCACCGCGACCGAGGTCCCCGCGGCCAACGAGGTCCAGTGCGGCTGGGGTGCCAACCACACGCTCGAGGGTGCCCAGGGCGTCGCCCGCGACTTCCTCGCGGCCCGCGACGAGTGGTCGACCGTCACCCGATGA
- a CDS encoding 5'-methylthioadenosine/S-adenosylhomocysteine nucleosidase codes for MSGTHAAPPADGVAAVAVPPIIVVVAMADEAAPFVSRASRVDEPVAVGGSLQRVVEIDGVELLLVQSGIGFVNAAGATTSAIVRAGSLEGVVPTVISAGTAAGMGAGIEIGDVVAGSEYVNLDADARVFGYRLGQVPGMPASFHADESLMEAAVAYDTSVPSDASAGSGEPSAGSDGTSAGPWAVRPGLIASSDAFMTAERVIGVRSAFADVVDVDAVDMESMAIAQTCHVHHVPFVSVRGISDLAGPDAHDVHDENLALTAGRSADVTMHLVRAITAR; via the coding sequence ATGAGCGGAACGCACGCCGCGCCTCCTGCCGACGGGGTCGCGGCGGTCGCCGTCCCCCCGATCATCGTCGTCGTGGCGATGGCCGACGAGGCGGCGCCGTTCGTCTCCCGGGCGTCGCGCGTCGACGAGCCGGTCGCCGTCGGCGGGTCGCTGCAGCGGGTCGTCGAGATCGACGGGGTCGAGCTGCTGCTCGTGCAGAGCGGCATCGGGTTCGTCAACGCCGCCGGAGCGACCACGTCGGCCATCGTGCGGGCCGGCTCGCTTGAGGGTGTCGTGCCGACCGTGATCAGCGCCGGCACCGCTGCGGGCATGGGCGCCGGCATCGAGATCGGCGACGTCGTCGCGGGCTCTGAGTACGTCAACCTCGACGCCGACGCGCGCGTGTTCGGCTACCGGCTGGGGCAGGTCCCCGGGATGCCGGCCAGCTTCCACGCCGACGAGTCCCTGATGGAGGCGGCGGTCGCGTACGACACGTCCGTCCCGTCCGACGCGTCGGCCGGCTCGGGCGAGCCGTCGGCCGGGTCGGACGGCACGTCGGCTGGTCCGTGGGCCGTACGCCCGGGGTTGATCGCGTCGAGCGACGCGTTCATGACCGCCGAGCGCGTGATCGGCGTGCGCAGCGCCTTCGCCGACGTCGTCGACGTGGACGCCGTCGACATGGAGTCGATGGCGATCGCGCAGACCTGCCACGTCCACCACGTGCCGTTCGTCTCGGTGCGCGGCATCAGCGACCTCGCCGGTCCGGACGCCCACGACGTGCACGACGAGAACCTCGCCCTGACGGCGGGGCGATCGGCGGACGTCACGATGCACCTCGTGCGGGCGATCACCGCGCGCTGA
- a CDS encoding nucleobase:cation symporter-2 family protein, whose amino-acid sequence MSQSSPESPESPEPPASPVATAGPPETTHPVDRVPPLRRLFPLGLQHVLAMYAGAVAVPLIVGGALVGMGQLEPGDIAYLISADLFVAGIATIVQSVGFWRFGVRLPLMQGCTFAAVGPMIVIGGEYGITAIYGSVIASGVFMMLLAPFFSKLVRFFPPIVTGTVILIIGVSLMDVAAGWVGGGAGSDDFGRPLDVAFAAGTLLLIILIERFAPPALRRLSILLGLVVGTLVAWPFGLTDWSGVGESAWFGLALPFHFGLPTFPVSAIVSMCIVGLVIMTETTGDIIAVGEIVDRPVTPRRLADGLRADGLSTVIGGVFNTFPYTAFAQNVGLVSITGVKSRYVATLAGGILVVLGLVPALGAVVEGVPVAVLGGAGVALFGMVAASGIRTLSKVRFTNSNILIVAVALGVSLLPTVSPEIYAQFPTWFTIVFDSGISAGAIVAVLLNLLLNSPRMQARDEGADRDVSAHDAVRGPAAPAGATERKG is encoded by the coding sequence ATGTCACAGTCCTCGCCCGAGTCGCCCGAGTCGCCCGAGCCGCCCGCTTCCCCGGTCGCGACCGCCGGGCCGCCCGAGACGACACACCCCGTCGACCGCGTCCCCCCGCTGCGGAGGCTCTTCCCACTCGGCCTGCAGCACGTGCTCGCGATGTACGCCGGGGCGGTCGCCGTGCCCCTCATCGTCGGCGGAGCGCTGGTCGGCATGGGCCAGCTCGAGCCCGGCGACATCGCCTACCTGATCAGCGCCGACCTGTTCGTGGCCGGCATCGCGACGATCGTGCAGTCCGTCGGGTTCTGGCGCTTCGGGGTGCGGCTGCCCCTGATGCAGGGCTGCACCTTCGCCGCCGTCGGACCGATGATCGTGATCGGTGGCGAGTACGGCATCACGGCCATCTACGGCTCGGTCATCGCGAGCGGCGTCTTCATGATGCTGCTCGCCCCGTTCTTCTCGAAGCTGGTGCGGTTCTTCCCGCCGATCGTCACGGGCACGGTCATCCTGATCATCGGCGTCTCGCTCATGGACGTCGCCGCCGGCTGGGTCGGAGGAGGCGCGGGTTCCGACGACTTCGGACGCCCGCTCGACGTCGCCTTCGCGGCGGGCACCCTGCTGCTGATCATCCTGATCGAGCGGTTCGCGCCTCCTGCGCTCCGCCGCCTGTCGATCCTGCTGGGGCTCGTCGTCGGCACCCTCGTCGCGTGGCCGTTCGGGCTGACCGACTGGAGCGGAGTGGGCGAGAGCGCCTGGTTCGGGCTCGCCCTGCCGTTCCACTTCGGGCTGCCGACCTTCCCGGTGAGCGCGATCGTGTCGATGTGCATCGTCGGCCTGGTGATCATGACCGAGACCACCGGCGACATCATCGCGGTGGGCGAGATCGTCGACCGCCCGGTGACGCCGCGACGACTGGCCGACGGGCTGCGGGCCGACGGCCTGTCGACCGTCATCGGCGGCGTCTTCAACACGTTCCCGTACACCGCGTTCGCGCAGAACGTCGGCCTGGTCAGCATCACCGGTGTGAAGTCGCGGTACGTGGCGACGCTGGCGGGGGGCATCCTCGTGGTGCTCGGGTTGGTGCCCGCGCTCGGGGCCGTCGTCGAGGGCGTGCCCGTGGCGGTGCTCGGCGGGGCGGGCGTCGCGCTGTTCGGCATGGTCGCAGCGAGCGGCATCCGGACGCTGTCGAAGGTGCGGTTCACGAACTCGAACATCCTGATCGTGGCGGTTGCGCTGGGCGTGAGCCTGCTGCCGACGGTCAGCCCCGAGATCTACGCGCAGTTCCCGACCTGGTTCACGATCGTCTTCGACTCGGGCATCAGCGCCGGCGCGATCGTCGCCGTGCTGCTGAACCTGCTGCTCAACTCGCCGCGGATGCAGGCGCGCGACGAGGGTGCGGACCGTGACGTGTCGGCGCACGACGCCGTGCGCGGGCCCGCGGCACCGGCCGGAGCGACCGAGCGCAAGGGCTGA